The DNA segment AGGCGTGTGGCTTTCCTTACCAATGCCCCTAGAAATTATCCGCTCATGCAATTGAGCAATTCTATCCACAAACTTCAACTAGACCAACACCCAAGGactagtattcatggctttaactAAACTTCTAAACAAGACTGAACTATCTCATCTGTTTTGGTAGCTTCAACAATGCCATCAGCTGTGGTTGCAGGGTCCTCCTCTTCTTGCTCTGCCACCTTCACCAGGAGCCACTCCATCAAAACCCCTCCAACCACATCCACAAAACCAATAATATCCTCTCCATTCCAGGTTCGTATTCTTTGTCAAACTCgtgtgtttatttatttatttatttttgtggaATTTCATTGACTGAATTTCAATTAAACATTCGTCTTCTTCTTTGTCTGTATAATGTCTAGAGAACTGCTTTTCGAGGTCTATCACTTCAAGATGCCAAAAGGGGTTCCTCGGAAATGTTCATAGCTGAAAAGAAGAACAGTTTCACCAATGCAAGAAAAGGGCTGCAGATCACTGCAAGAACAGCTGGGGCTTCAAAGACTATTGAGGTTGAGGTTGACAAGCCACTAGGCCTCACTCTGGGTCAAAAGGATGGTGGTGGTGTGGTCATCACGGTGAGTCCTCATTCTTGGTATTTTTGTTCTGTCTTTCCCCACTGAAAATTAAGGTTTTTATGGAAACTTGTGATGCTATTGAGACTTTTAGGCTGTAGATGGAGGTGGGAATGCTGCTAAAGCAGGGTTGAAAGCCGGGGATCAAGTGCTGTACACTAGCAGTTTCTTTGGGGATGAACTTTGGCCTGCTGATAAGCTGGGATTCACTAAAACTGCCATCCAAGCAAAACCAGAATCTGTCTACTTTGTAGTTAACAGgtgctctatttttttttttttttgggttccaTATCTGTTAATAATAGAAGATTGCAGAAGAAATGTTGAGGTGGTGAGATGAAAaacatgaaaaagaaaagaaatgagggCATTTCTTCACTCATTTTGGAAAATAGGTAGAAAAATTAAGCTAAGTTGGATAGAATATGCTTAACGAATTGAATTCCTTGCCTTTCTTTAATACAAAAGAAAATTTTTCCTATTGTTTCAAGATTCACCCTCAAAGTCAAAAGCTATTGAGTAGTTTAGGATGAAGGCTTAGTTGTTGTTATTGTTGTAAATCCAAATTACGAACTGCCATTAAATTCCAGTTCAGAGAATCCCGCCTGAATAGCACAATGAACACTATAAAAGATTTCCATTGCTTCTGGTACAGCCAAATCGCACTGCAGCCTTAACATCTTGCAAGCAGCAAAGACAACACAGCCTTCCCCATCCCAAATAACAATTTCCAAACCAACACAACCCTCTTGACCCACAGCTGCTGCATCAGTATTTACCTTAAAAGGACCCGCAGTAGGGGCCTTCCAAACCTTTACTGTAGTTGCATTTGACCCAAAACTCCATTGATTCAACTGGAAATCTTTTAACAGCAACTCGCCCTGCTGTTGAATAGCATAATGGTCTACACCTGATTGCCATGAACTAGAGTATTTTTTGCAATTCCAAGTAGCCCACAAATTAAAACATGACGAAGAGTTCAAGAAGTTGAGAGTCAAGATGCTGATAAAGAGATTTAACCCAATCAAACATATTAGAACACTTATAGATCATGCAATCCCTCACTTATTTCTTATCATGATATTTCTTATCACCTCCATAACTGACTCCACATGATCTTGGAAGATGCGTATCAAAGATACCAAAAGACTTGGTTACACTAGTCCCCTCAAGTTGTACATACAATATTCTTATCCTATTACCATGAATCAAGTGAAGCCGTGGTGCCTAAAAATAAGCCTGAAGCCCCCTGTATCATTTTCTTTTATCTAACTTATTTTTCAGAAGAACATCTATTCCTTGCAGTTGATGTGTCTTTATTGCAATGCATGCAGAGGTGTAGAAGTAGATATTAAAAAACTAACAAAGCGTCCAGCTCCTCCCCGCTTTGGAAGGAAGCTAACTGATGCTCAGAAGGCAAGCAAGCAATCTTTAATTTATCTGTTTTCTTTTGCTCTATTACAATAATCTTCCATACTTGAATGTTCTAGTTTTGGATGAAATCACTGTCTATGTATAAATTCTGTAAAGTATTTGGCAGGCTAGAGCTACTCACATATGCCTCGACTGTGGATACATTTACACTGCCCAGAAACCTTTTGATGAGCAGGCAAGATCAACAATAATCACCATTCTTTAGCTCAAACGATATCTACTTaccaaaaataattttcttataaaaacattttttcttaaaatttttatgcAGCCGGATACATATGTATGCCCACAATGTAGAGCACCAAAAAAGAGGTTTGCAAGATATGATGTGAATACTGGAAAAGCAATAGGAGGTGGTTTGCCTCCAATTGGGGTCATTATTGGGCTGTTGGCTGGTGTTGGTGCAGTTGGTGcattgcttgtttatggtcttcAATGAGGCAGTTATTGTATTAATCTCTAAAGTTTTTATTACCTACCCCAGTATTCTGGGATATTTTCGTGTTCTCGAAATTAATATTCAAGTGTAAATCTACAGGTTTGTTTAATCCCAGTAAAAAAAAATGCTTAGTGACCAAGATGATTATCTTCAACAATACGATCAAGAAAATGAAATGGGATTCTGTCCCTGATctaccaaatatattttgaggGAAAGCAGCCACTGCTCTTGTAAGAAATGTTCtctatttctttttagttctgcAAAGAAAAAACAGCAAAGTTGAGTTAATTTGTTCTCCAAATTGCCTGCACCTCAAAGGtatagtagtatgtaaatggtttaagCTGCAAGCCCATTTCCTTTTAAATACTGCAAGTCCTGGGGGTGTGCAATTCCCGTTTCGGTTTGCGGTCTGCCTAGAAATTGAAACCGAATTAAAATTTCACTATagttttgattttgatttaattttttattgtgtTAATTTTGATTTGGTATAGTTTTCGATTTTTAATTCCTATTTGGTTCTagatttttgaaataattttatgtaattattttataaaaaaaatacttaaattagtatttaaattttaaaatatattaataagacATAATATATCACATATCTTTaagctatttttaaattatataatctttaacacacacatatatatatagtataaatatattatataatatacattttaactatttattaattatgtaatctttaattataaggtgtatatataattatgaattaagcaTATATGTAATATAACAATATACCTATAATTAAGAACTATAAAGtggtttaatgtatttataactaaaattactaAGTAGAGaagtttaataaaatattagaaagtatttagttcataatatgtaaatatatatatttatattgaaagtatataatacaattaaaaaattatagaaaatcacGTATATAAACTTGATTTTTGATCTGATATGgttttaattcaattttgatatcTTTGAATCGATTCTcagtaaataactaaaatcaaatcaaaatattaaaataaatttagtttaaaaTGATTGGATTGtttgatataattaaaatattaaaagcaCACTCAAAGGCCCTAAATTTATCTTTGGTTTGGCATCCAATGTATATAATTCATGTTTTTTTTTGGCAAATAGGAAAAAAGGGGGAAGACATTATTTAGTTTTAATGAGGCTTTTTGGCTGGAATAATGATTAGGTTTGTTGAAATTACTTGAACCATGGGAAGTAAACCCTAATTAGCTAAGCCCCCCAATGACCAAATTTGCTGCCATTCATGatgtttttatttcttctttataACATACACTTAACCTACTAATTTTGCTTGTTTAATGTCACCAATGGTGGTGTCATTTAAGTAACAAAGTGGGTGTACTGACTGGTCCTTGAAATTGTTAAGCAATGAAGTCCTTTTTTCTTTTCCatgtttaagaaaaattaaaaaaaaaagtttaatgaTGAGGGTTGCAAAAATTGTCTAAAAGtatcactaaaataaagtaaaaggatcataaatgcaacaaaattaaaattcaataaattacaataaattaaaaatttatgacaataataaataattaaatagtcattaaaacaattaactaaaaaaagTTTAAACATTAATAGAGGAGGgtcataaaggtaataaaattttaaaaggataatataaaaattaaaaaagatcaATTATTACTTGAAAATTATTCTACTATACTTAAATtatctctaaataaaaattttaatttttaatattttaatttttttcttttataagaaAATTGTGCTATATTCACCTTGTGattcttattttttatatatatatatatatatatatatatatatatatatatataatagaaatGTATTTCCATAGGATTGATACGTGGCTTTTTCCTTCATGGCTAGGAATGGTAATAGGGCAGGTCGGAGGCGAGGATTATTCCTCTCGTCCCAGTTCTATAAGAGTTTGGGTCTGGGTGTAAGGCGAGACGAGTTTTTTCGcagatatttttttttattttaatttattaatatataatataaatttatttattaaaaaaaatatattattagaaatataagttttacatattattttaataatatatttatatatttttattaaaattataatatttaaatatataaaaataaattatttttaataaaaaataataatatattattatgcgGAGTGAATTACGGAGTAGAGAAGGTCTTTCTATCCCTGCCTCGCACAAATAGGAGTCAGGATAAAGTCgaagaaaattaattaagtttGGGATAAGTCGAGTGAGGtttgaaaatttttatcattTCTATTCATTGTATTATCACATGGCATTGTCTATGATATTATCATTCGatgtttttcatttaattttttttcactcttcttttaatcatataacaaaattttaatatttaaaatgataaaaataattatatgattaattaaatcaatttcGAATGATTCTATATTTTTAAGCAATATTACTATATTTTGatcatttttattatgaaatcttcaTTAAAAGTTTTGagagatgaaaaattaataaaaaatatgaaataatatttaattaataaaaatgttaccattatattattatattattttttattatttttattataaaatcttcATTAAAAACTTAAGAGATAGAAAAATAAGTGAAAAATAAGAAAtaagatttaattaataaaaaataaaaaataagatattatttaatttctacatattaaaattttaaaaaatatataaattaaaattatttatatattaaaattattaataactatatatattatataaaaaaatttaaatttaaagttagatgacataaaatgaagaaaaattagaaaaaaaggaaaaaaataaaaaaactatatTGAATGTCATCTGCATTAAATGTGGACAGTAAAACTAAATTCTATATAAACGTGAAACAATGCAGGTACTTAAAATTAGgaagttataaaatatttttaatatatgtaaaagtactatattatatttaaatggatgtaaaaaatcttatttttaatttattattataaatttaaaattattttaattaaatattttattattactgATATttagattaaatatatatatatatatattgatcctaatttttttttgttcttaGGAGTTGTATTTTAATTATTGATCTATTAAATTAATTGCTCTTTGGACTctcataataatataaaaattataagagtcaaataataaattataagatcTTAAAATAAacgatatatttttatttttttaaatttaaatttaagatatcttttaaatttattttattattaattattaaattaataaattatttatatattaattttaattaattttatataaatttaatataaatatttaaattaagatATATTacgtttttttataaaaaatattaaatatatatatttttacaaatataattaaaagtaaaattaattataaaatttatataataatacttaaaatatttataattaaaataataaatatattaattgtgtatcaattttataataaatattaataattgaatttttacaGTAACTGATGAATCAGCAAAGAGGCAGTTTGGTGTAAAGATATAATTGGCTTTTCGATGTAGTATTCCGGTTTTGCCCTCATCGTTTTTTAGACATCATGATTTACAAGGACATATATAACTATACACCACAAACTTTACGTTTCCTCTTACAGACAAAGAGGCACATCTTTAGGAAAGAGAAGCTCAATTCCAGAGAGAAAGAGTGGGGGAGACTGTGTTCAGAAAGAAAGATAGTGCTTGGAGAGAGTGTGACGGATATGGAAAGAAAGGCCTTGGTGTTGTGTAGTTTTGTGGGTTTCTTGGGGTTATTATCAGCTGCTACAGGTTTTGCTGCAGAGGCCACCAGGATTAAGGTACTTTTATCTTTCTTAACTTTTTGTTATTAGATCTTGTTTTCCTCTGTAACCTTCTAATGGGTTTCTCTGATAATACTTTTTTGGTGCTTGTTTCATCTTTGTCTTGCTATTACATGCACTATTTATTTGTTTGGATGCTGAcaactcactgaaaaatgagaAGTTGATTCAGATAATCTGCTGTATTTATTTTATTCCATTGTTATTTGAGAATAGGCCCCAATGATAAAAATTGCTCTTTTGAGATATGTTTCTCCATTTTCTCAGTGACTGAACAGAACAGTGGGAAAAAATGTTTTTCCCCACTCAATTTTGGGTTATTATTCAACCGttccaaaagaaataaagaatttaaatttgtgtTTGATTAGAGACTCATATTTAGTGAACTCTTTGGTTTTATTTCGATTCATAATTATTTTGAGCAATCAAAGGTACAGTTTCTGTGTCGGGGCATCAAGGCCAGAAAGTGAATAAAGACGTTTTATATTGGATGATATTTTGTGAAGATGCTGCTTTCTTCGTTTTAAAAGAGTCATGAAATGATTTTACAATCACAGTGACTTTAGCTGTTCTGTGAAGGTTCACATTAATCTGGTTTGGATTTCTGCACTTTGACTTGCCTTCTCTTGCCTCAGCTTacaaatgttgaacttgaattctTATATTTGTAGACTTTTGAATGATTTTGTTGACCATGTTTTGGGGACTTGTACAAGTATGTGCTAGTCTCCTTCTCCTGACGTTGATCAAGTGCCCATGGGTTACTGTAGCATTCAattctttgcctctttcttttcctttggCAAACTGGTCAATGAAATTACAACATCTGATTATGATCAAGATTGTATGTCTCAAAAATATTTCTTGTTAATAAATAGAAGATATTGCTAAGACTAAAGTGTCCCTGCACCTCTTTTACAGGGAACAATTATTAAGATTTTAGCAAGCAACTTTAACTGTTCTGAAAAATAGAGAGGGTGCTTTGAGTAGAGCCCAAGATTTTAAAACACTGTTTCCAAAAGCAGCTAGTTAAATGAATCTAGAAAACTTGTGTGTTTCTTAGAGGATAGAGTATAGTTATTGTTTcttagaagaaggagaagaaggaggaggaggaggaaaggAGAGAATATGGTGATCCTTAATGCTGAGAATATGGTTCTCTCCATTTTATGCACCATTCTTTCAGTTTGTCAGTTACCTTACTCATTGCATGCACCTTATAGTTTACTGACTGATGTTGTAAATTGTCTTCCATCAACAAATTATTAATGCTGACCGCCAGATATTAGGCTCTTTACTACAATGCCTCTGGTGCAAAACAGTCAAAGGCAAGGAATGTCGCTTCATATGGTGGATGAATGGGTTAAATCGCTACTTTGGTCTGCCTAAACATTTTATGTCAACTTGATGCTTTCTATAAGTGATGCAGTATTGGAATTTGATTCAACCTAGAatatttagaaattatattcatTATAGAATTAGGAAGTTTAaggattttttattaaattattaggtTTACATACTTACATTTACCTTTGTCTGATACCTCATTATCTCTAACTGCTGAACTGTCATCTAAATGAGAGGAATGTCACAGCTTTTGGTGGACTTATTGCTGAAGTTTGATCTGCTTAAGTTGATTCTACCATTAATTAGTTACGCTTCAACCTTTTTTCATTCTGACAGCCACAATGATGATTTTAAGTTACATGTCTTTCCTTTGCTACATGAATTACCAATGGGTTTGTTCCAACAGCACTTCTCTTTCTGCATATGTGATGTTTATTATGGAGAAACCTCCCTAACACAAGAGTGATTATACTAGACTCTTATTTCCATTGTTAAGGCAGTCCTTTGGGTTTATGGAGTAATAAAATTCTGTTTCATTCTGTTTGAACTCTACTACCTTGTGTGCGTACCTCACAAATCATTTATCAATCAGACTGTGATGCATTGACATGATCACTATTCCTAGTTGTGAAGTCAGGCATTCCTCATTTTTATACCATATCTTTCTGTCTTTGCTTTGTATTAAATGATTAATATTAGTAGCATACTATTATGCCAATATATTGAATTTGTGTTCTACTACCAAATTTCCATATTTTTGGCTATTTTACGAATGGAATGGCTTTGGTTTACCTACTGCAAAGTTGAGAAGATTGTGACTGCCCCCCTTTTTTATGGGGGGCAGATATAATTTTCCTCTATTGACTGCTAGAAATATCTGCAACTTGCAATGCCTCCTTCAAGCACCAATAAGAGATGAGAATGTGATATTAGTGTGATCAATCTATAATTGGAGAATTTCCAATAATAAGGAGAATGTAATATTATTCTTTAACTATTCTGTTGATAATTACAACAGATATTGTTGGATTAGATTTACAGAAAAAGGCTAAGGCTAAGGGTCTGCCTTTTCATAACTGGTTCTTTTTTGTGGCTTCTGATCTCTATATCTTATCAACAGTGGCCTTTGTTTTGAATGATGCAATCATAAAATAGCTTCATTTATAATTGGTTTTCTTTTCTCATTCCCTTTATAATCCTTCAGGGTTCTGAGGTTCAGTTCACATCTGCCACTCAATGCGCCTATCCTCGGAGTCCTGCACTGGCTCTTGGTTTAACTTCAGCTGTGGCACTTATGTTGGCACAAGTAATTATTAATGTTGCAAGTGGGTGTATTTGTTGCAAAGAAGCCCTAACCCTTCAAATTCAAATTGACGATAGCATTAGTCTGCTTTGTTGTTTCCTGGTAATTTTTATCAAGCCTTAATTTATTTCAAGTCTATATATTGCAGCTTTTAGGGATTACAATTTACAGTTTTCTCCTTCCTTTGGTCTTTGCCACTGTACTAAGATCCAATTGGCAGCTCATCTTCTAGTTcgatgcttttgatgtaattccaAAAGTAGAATTACTCAAAGCTATATCCAAAGAACATTTGAACCATCTAAGTCTTGTTTTTAACATACATCCTTATCCTCCAAccacatttattattattattattttttaatctgTGTTTGCTTAAATCTGTTGAAACATCAAAATCCTCATCATATTGTTTAAATTATTCAGCATGAGAAAATTACCCTTCAACATAGGGTTTCTGTAttcttttatataaattatcTCTGCAGTATATTTAAGTTAAGAACTTTTGATTCTATTTTCTTGATTGTTGCAGTTGGCAATTGGCACACCACTCAACTTAGGACTGTATTCTTTGGGAATTGTGTTTTTTCCTTTATCAGAAACGTGTAGTTTTTAGTAGAATTTCTTTTTTATGTGTAAACTGATTGAAGCTTTTGTCACCGTTACTTCTAGACTCTGACATGAGAGAAAGGTAGAGAAGCCAAGAAAAGTCCTGGAGTTAAGCATGTTCCTGTAAAATAACTTCTattctcatcctcattttttgttTTTGAACTCACCAAAGCATCTTCATGTATATAAATGTGGGCATGTGTTTACTTCTCTAGTAATGAATCTATTTCATAACGAGTAATAATATGCAGGTTCACATTTGTGATAGCTTTTCTTCTCTTGCTAACTGGTGCTGCGCTCAATGATCAACATGGCGAAGAGAGCTTGTACTTTGGGAGTTACTACTGCTATGTTGTCAAACCAGGGGTCTTTGCTGGTGGTGCTGTCTTGGCCCTTGCAAGCGTCACCCTTGGAATTCTCTATTACCTTACTTTCAACTCATCAAAGAGTGTTAATTGTCCTTGGGGCAATCCTCCTGTTTCTAATCCAAGTGGCATAGCCATGGGACAACATATCACACCACAGACCACTCAAGATCCTGTTTTTGTACACGAAGATACTTATATGAGACGACAGTTCACTTGATCGGTGATTTCTGAACCCATTTGGATTGCACTGCTAAATGTCATAGACATGCACTTTTCAATCGCATAGCTTCTTATTAGCGGCAGGCAGTATGGGAAAGCTGGGTTTAACTGTGTGGCATCCTAGTTCCTTTGCTGGCATTGGTGTATTCACCTTTATTTATTCCTTTTAAATGATCAGAGTACACTTCTACAAATTGTATTTATGTATATATACACCCTGGAGGATTATTTTgcagctttaaaaaaaaaaaatgttaggcCCTTTGTTATTGTGCTTCAAGATGGACTGTGGGTCATGAAATACTGCAATCTGTATTGTGTGTTGAGTATATATACTTTTGCAATAAGTACTCCACCCTGTATTCAGTTGTTCACTTTGCTCCATAAGCCTTTCTCACCCATTTGGATTTTAATGTTGGATTGAATTTGATTTTGGAATTCTTTCCTTACTCAAAATTTGTCATTTTTTATGTGGCTAATTTACAATTTGTGTATTTTTGTACACTTATTACTGCACGCAAATAGACGACCCTTGATTTGACTCGAGATTGTGTTAGATACATCgcaaaacaaaaaaaattttggGTCTCACATTGAAAATATGAATTTTAATGAGATGTACATGAACTTGTGTTCTCTAACCTCAGTAGCTTTGGGGTATGGTTTTACTGAGTTCATCAAAACTAGTTTCATCCTGCGAAACCTAATAgtcggaaaaaaaaaaatattaatttgtcTTTCTGCTCAAGAAAAGTAAAGAGATTTTGAATTCGGGtcataatttttaagaaaattttatttatatttatataaattttttataaaatttcaaataaatggatagtaataaaaattttcagtcaaaattaaaatatttcaattaaaaaaaaattgttgaattgaattttttttatgtgatttaatgagttattgagtttttatgaattaaagaataaaaaataaaataaatattccaatgatttaaaaaaaaatgagacTAGTAATTATCAgttttaaaaaaaaggaaaaatagataAATTTGCAGGATTACTATCAAAATTTTATTTGGGTTCTGACGGGATCCATTCAGCCCGACCCAAAATAGAAACGGATTGTGATCTGAcccagcaagaaagaggagtgagGGTCAGTTTGGTCAAGTCCAATTTACAACGGTTATTTGAGAAAGAAAGGTAGCCGTTGCCGCTCTCCAGTAATCCTGATACATTCCTCTTGACGGCGATCAATAGTTCAACAAACCAAGCACATCAGAAACCCTAATTGCGATTCTAGTCATTATATAGACCCACAAATTCACTTGATAATTTACAATCAtagtctctctttctctctatctATTAATCAACAACAAAGACCAAAGGGTGCAAAGCCCTGTGTTCTCTATTTCTCTCAACTTTACTTACCTTTATTTTttgtttggattttttttttttttaaatctttctATCTAATCCTCTTTTCTTTTACAGGATTTAGTTTCGTGGTTTGTATCTTTAACTTTATTAGTTGTATTTGTTTTGTTGTTATTAACATCATGGATGCAGGATCAGTAAACTCTTCTTCCGACATGAAAGTACAATCTAGATTCCCACTTCAAGATCAGCATCTTCAGAGAAGGAATTCTAAAGAAAACGTAAGATATTCAATCTTTTTATGTCTTTTTATATATAGATGTTGAAATTTGGGACTTGGGTCTTAATCGTCGAATTATTTCAAGTTTGCTGTGTTCCAAACCCTATCCGATATTTGGGTCTTAATCCATATGCATATGAATATGATATAACAGTTGGATAGATTTATCCCGAATCGGTCAGCAATAGATTGGGACTATGCCCACTACATGCTAACTGAAGGTAAGAAAGGAAAAGAGAACCCTG comes from the Hevea brasiliensis isolate MT/VB/25A 57/8 chromosome 5, ASM3005281v1, whole genome shotgun sequence genome and includes:
- the LOC131179841 gene encoding LOW QUALITY PROTEIN: uncharacterized protein LOC131179841 (The sequence of the model RefSeq protein was modified relative to this genomic sequence to represent the inferred CDS: inserted 2 bases in 1 codon; substituted 1 base at 1 genomic stop codon) is translated as MIYKDIYNYTPQTLRFLLQTKRHIFRKEKLNSREKEWGRLCSERKIVLGESVTDMERKALVLCSFVGFLGLLSAATGFAAEATRIKGSEVQFTSATQCAYPRSPALALGLTSAVALMLAQVIINVASGCICCXKKPXPFKFKLTIALVCFVVSWFTFVIAFLLLLTGAALNDQHGEESLYFGSYYCYVVKPGVFAGGAVLALASVTLGILYYLTFNSSKSVNCPWGNPPVSNPSGIAMGQHITPQTTQDPVFVHEDTYMRRQFT
- the LOC131169249 gene encoding uncharacterized protein LOC131169249, whose product is MPSAVVAGSSSSCSATFTRSHSIKTPPTTSTKPIISSPFQRTAFRGLSLQDAKRGSSEMFIAEKKNSFTNARKGLQITARTAGASKTIEVEVDKPLGLTLGQKDGGGVVITAVDGGGNAAKAGLKAGDQVLYTSSFFGDELWPADKLGFTKTAIQAKPESVYFVVNRGVEVDIKKLTKRPAPPRFGRKLTDAQKARATHICLDCGYIYTAQKPFDEQPDTYVCPQCRAPKKRFARYDVNTGKAIGGGLPPIGVIIGLLAGVGAVGALLVYGLQ